A window from Desulfovibrio sp. Fe33 encodes these proteins:
- a CDS encoding ABC-type transport auxiliary lipoprotein family protein → MKRYAILTAMLIAALAASACVKLGAQPLDRRFYQISPARTAPRVDAPKDFVLLVRRLSASDLYNTRELVYRGAEGHIESDFYNKFFVPPSNMLTTELRRWLSASGLFRHVIEPGSMIVPGLTLEGTINALYGDYSTAQPAAVVEMQFFAVDESTQDNAIVFSGSYKERIPMSSPTPDALVQAMTLAVRNIFANLETDMAAAPLKN, encoded by the coding sequence ATGAAACGATACGCCATACTCACCGCCATGCTGATCGCGGCCCTGGCAGCGTCCGCCTGCGTCAAACTAGGAGCCCAGCCCCTGGACAGACGGTTCTACCAGATATCCCCAGCTCGAACCGCTCCACGGGTTGACGCCCCGAAGGATTTCGTCCTCCTTGTCCGCCGCCTGTCGGCCTCGGACCTGTACAATACCCGCGAGCTGGTCTACAGGGGGGCCGAAGGGCACATCGAATCCGACTTCTACAACAAGTTCTTCGTTCCCCCATCCAACATGCTGACCACCGAACTGCGCCGCTGGCTGAGTGCTTCGGGCCTGTTCAGGCATGTCATCGAACCGGGCAGCATGATCGTGCCGGGACTGACCCTGGAGGGAACTATCAACGCTTTGTACGGCGATTACTCCACCGCCCAACCGGCGGCCGTGGTCGAGATGCAGTTCTTTGCGGTGGACGAGTCCACCCAGGACAACGCGATCGTCTTCTCCGGGTCGTACAAGGAGAGGATCCCGATGTCTTCGCCCACCCCCGACGCCCTGGTCCAAGCCATGACCCTGGCCGTCCGGAACATTTTCGCAAACCTTGAAACCGATATGGCCGCCGCGCCGCTCAAAAATTGA
- the yjgA gene encoding ribosome biogenesis factor YjgA, which translates to MGKKKTTYRPEEFDEFEDRPSRSQLKRDMTALQQLGADLAALGDKVVKEADLPPEVEKALLLIKTMTKHEAKRRHMQYVGKLMRTFDTTHVSELVEAAKLGHAVKTSEFKRVESLRDRLVDGDDDLLQTLFDNHPDEGQKLRQLTLGARRENANGKAPKDSRALFRLLRSLPDEN; encoded by the coding sequence ATGGGCAAGAAAAAAACAACCTACCGTCCCGAGGAATTCGACGAGTTCGAAGATCGCCCCAGCCGTTCCCAGCTCAAGCGCGACATGACAGCCCTGCAACAGCTCGGGGCCGATCTGGCGGCGTTGGGCGACAAAGTGGTCAAGGAAGCGGACCTGCCGCCCGAAGTGGAAAAGGCCCTGCTGCTTATCAAGACCATGACCAAACATGAGGCCAAACGCCGCCACATGCAGTACGTGGGCAAACTCATGCGCACGTTCGACACTACCCACGTCAGCGAACTGGTGGAGGCCGCCAAGCTCGGCCACGCAGTCAAAACCAGCGAATTCAAACGGGTGGAATCCCTTCGGGACCGCCTTGTGGACGGCGACGACGACCTGCTCCAAACCTTGTTCGACAACCACCCCGACGAGGGCCAGAAACTCCGGCAACTGACTCTCGGAGCGCGCCGTGAAAACGCGAACGGCAAGGCTCCCAAGGATTCCCGCGCCCTTTTCCGCCTCCTCCGCAGCCTGCCGGATGAGAACTGA
- a CDS encoding 1,4-dihydroxy-6-naphthoate synthase: MQENLTLGYSPCPNDTFIFHALSTGLVPWPGGLDVTLADVEELNGLAAQGALDVVKVSTAAAASILDDYVLLRAGGAMGYGAGPVLVAGRSRPFASLDGCKVAIPGEKTTANLIFGLCCREVNISVTRLPMVFDEVMPAVEAGLADAGVVIHEGRFTFAGRGLYRVLDLGAWWEAHTGLPIPLGAIAIKRSLGEEMARRMNEAIRQSLLYARRKPEAGRDYVREHAQELSPSVIRTHIETFVTDYSLDVGEAGIQAVSRLLAEAGCEREDIFIEI; this comes from the coding sequence ATGCAAGAAAATCTGACTCTAGGCTATTCTCCCTGTCCCAACGACACGTTCATCTTTCACGCCCTTTCCACCGGGCTGGTTCCGTGGCCGGGGGGGCTCGACGTGACCTTGGCGGATGTGGAGGAACTCAATGGGCTGGCGGCGCAAGGCGCATTGGACGTGGTCAAGGTGTCCACGGCTGCGGCCGCATCCATTCTGGATGACTACGTGCTTCTGCGGGCGGGCGGAGCCATGGGCTACGGCGCAGGGCCTGTGCTGGTGGCGGGACGGTCAAGACCGTTCGCATCTCTGGATGGTTGCAAGGTGGCCATCCCCGGAGAGAAGACGACGGCCAACCTGATTTTCGGGCTGTGTTGCCGTGAGGTCAACATATCGGTCACGCGCCTGCCCATGGTTTTCGATGAGGTGATGCCCGCCGTGGAGGCCGGGCTGGCGGACGCCGGGGTGGTTATTCACGAGGGACGGTTCACCTTCGCCGGGCGCGGTCTCTACCGGGTACTCGATCTGGGCGCGTGGTGGGAGGCGCATACCGGTCTGCCCATTCCGTTGGGGGCCATCGCCATCAAGCGTTCGCTGGGGGAGGAAATGGCCCGGCGCATGAACGAGGCCATTCGTCAGAGCCTGCTTTACGCCCGGCGCAAGCCCGAAGCAGGGCGCGACTATGTGCGCGAGCACGCCCAGGAACTGAGTCCCTCGGTCATTCGCACCCATATCGAGACTTTCGTCACGGACTACAGTTTGGATGTCGGTGAGGCCGGAATCCAGGCGGTTTCGCGTCTTTTGGCCGAGGCGGGCTGCGAACGCGAGGATATTTTCATAGAGATTTAG
- a CDS encoding menaquinone biosynthetic enzyme MqnA/MqnD family protein gives MSVRLGKIGYLNVLPIYHPLESGILPLDCEVTSGPPAELNKLMDAGKLDLSAASSVEYARHADKYYLIPDIAIGSRGPVQSVLLLSRRPVEELNGETILVSSQTHTSAALLRVLQAKLWKIETGFFTDNATAILEKGERPEAILCIGDEALNLRYHPDYPHRIDLGEAWRQLTGLPFIFGVWIVQRESWERDRGRVKQAAEMLLAGKRWGIENISDVCVMAAEESNLNDEEMCSYFDGLVYDLGDEEQKGMRTFYENLVETKIIDRVPELVFLPEAV, from the coding sequence ATGTCCGTTCGTCTCGGGAAAATCGGCTATCTCAATGTTCTGCCCATCTATCATCCGCTGGAATCCGGCATCCTTCCCCTCGATTGCGAAGTGACCTCCGGGCCGCCGGCCGAGTTGAACAAGCTCATGGACGCGGGCAAGCTCGACCTGTCCGCAGCCTCCAGCGTGGAATACGCACGCCACGCGGACAAATACTACCTCATTCCGGACATCGCCATAGGCAGCCGTGGCCCGGTTCAGTCCGTGCTGCTCCTGAGCCGTCGGCCGGTGGAGGAACTGAACGGAGAAACCATCCTGGTAAGTTCACAGACCCACACCTCCGCCGCACTGCTCCGGGTCCTTCAGGCCAAACTGTGGAAGATCGAAACAGGCTTCTTCACGGATAACGCCACCGCGATCCTTGAAAAAGGAGAACGTCCCGAAGCCATCCTGTGCATCGGCGACGAAGCGCTGAACCTGCGCTATCACCCGGACTACCCGCACCGCATAGACCTCGGCGAGGCATGGCGGCAACTAACCGGCCTGCCATTCATATTCGGCGTATGGATCGTGCAGCGAGAGAGTTGGGAGCGGGATAGGGGAAGAGTGAAGCAGGCGGCAGAGATGCTCCTGGCGGGCAAACGATGGGGAATAGAGAACATCAGCGACGTCTGCGTCATGGCCGCCGAGGAAAGCAACCTGAACGACGAGGAAATGTGTTCCTACTTCGACGGTCTGGTCTACGATCTCGGGGACGAGGAGCAGAAAGGCATGAGGACGTTCTATGAAAACCTGGTTGAGACCAAGATCATAGACCGGGTCCCGGAATTGGTTTTCCTGCCGGAAGCAGTCTAA
- a CDS encoding selenium metabolism-associated LysR family transcriptional regulator: MDIRKLEAFCKVYELQSFSKAGEAMFLSQPTISSHVANLEDELGVKLFDRLGRKIMPTQAGNVLYESMVSVFRSLDRAKAAIEVLRDRVVGELQVGCSTIPSHSILPELLKSFSAKFPEVSFIVHTADSCEVIKRVASGDWPVGIVGKRPEEDELTATLLARDETILVASPDAPWLPAEREPSLGRLVELPWVMRVKGSATRMVLEDALKSAGYSLQDLNVRCRVEGTCESLAHAVHGVGVCFTSKLAAQSLLDSGEVVRINAPALEGRREFYLIHHGGRYMFPALKAFVGFVS; the protein is encoded by the coding sequence ATGGACATCAGAAAGCTTGAAGCATTTTGCAAGGTGTATGAGCTGCAGAGTTTTTCCAAGGCTGGCGAGGCCATGTTCCTCTCGCAGCCGACAATCAGTTCCCATGTGGCCAATCTTGAGGACGAGTTGGGCGTAAAGCTGTTTGATCGGCTGGGCCGCAAGATTATGCCCACCCAGGCCGGGAATGTCCTCTACGAGAGTATGGTGAGCGTTTTTCGGAGCCTGGATCGGGCAAAGGCGGCCATTGAGGTCCTGCGTGACCGGGTGGTAGGCGAACTTCAGGTCGGATGCAGTACCATTCCCTCCCACAGCATTTTGCCCGAGCTTCTCAAGTCCTTTTCCGCCAAGTTTCCCGAAGTTTCGTTTATCGTGCATACCGCGGATTCCTGCGAAGTCATCAAACGGGTGGCATCCGGCGACTGGCCCGTCGGCATTGTCGGCAAGCGGCCGGAGGAAGATGAGTTGACCGCCACGCTTTTGGCCCGTGACGAGACCATTCTCGTGGCGTCGCCCGACGCCCCTTGGCTGCCCGCCGAGCGCGAACCGTCCCTTGGCAGGCTTGTCGAATTGCCGTGGGTCATGCGGGTCAAAGGATCGGCCACGCGGATGGTGTTGGAAGACGCTTTGAAGAGCGCGGGCTATTCCCTGCAGGACCTTAACGTCCGTTGCAGGGTGGAAGGGACGTGCGAAAGCCTGGCTCATGCCGTGCACGGCGTCGGGGTTTGCTTCACGTCCAAGCTGGCCGCTCAATCACTGCTCGACAGCGGTGAGGTGGTTCGCATCAACGCTCCGGCCCTTGAAGGGCGCAGAGAGTTTTATCTCATCCACCATGGCGGCCGGTACATGTTCCCGGCGTTGAAGGCGTTTGTCGGGTTCGTCAGTTAG
- the rplQ gene encoding 50S ribosomal protein L17, with product MRHRKSGRKLNRSNSHRAAMFKNMARALLTYEQIRTTEAKAKELRRIVDKLITMALRNDLHTRRQAYKVLGSHQMVQRLFDEIGPRFEGGVGGYTRIVKMSLPRKGDCAPMVIIELTKKAEKSAPEAPAKDESKKAPAPKAEKKEESKAPETQPEAEKKADEE from the coding sequence ATGAGGCATAGAAAGTCCGGTCGCAAACTGAATCGGTCCAATTCGCACCGTGCCGCCATGTTCAAGAATATGGCCCGCGCGCTGCTGACCTACGAGCAGATTCGCACCACTGAAGCCAAGGCCAAAGAGCTTCGCCGCATCGTCGACAAGCTCATCACCATGGCACTGCGCAATGACCTGCATACTCGCCGCCAGGCTTACAAGGTCCTCGGCAGCCATCAGATGGTTCAGCGTCTCTTCGACGAAATCGGCCCGCGCTTCGAAGGCGGCGTCGGCGGTTACACCCGCATCGTCAAGATGTCCCTGCCCCGCAAGGGCGACTGCGCTCCCATGGTCATCATCGAGTTGACCAAAAAAGCTGAGAAGTCGGCTCCTGAAGCTCCCGCCAAGGACGAGTCCAAGAAGGCTCCCGCTCCGAAGGCCGAGAAGAAGGAAGAGTCCAAGGCTCCCGAGACTCAGCCCGAAGCCGAGAAAAAGGCTGACGAAGAATAA
- a CDS encoding MlaD family protein produces the protein MVRKKDYFKLGLYIVLGTGMLLAIVIILGAGRYFQTAYPLETYFDESVNGLSVGSPVKLRGVQVGRVAEINFVTNIYDLPHTHEARYVYVRCEINPELFEEMTEKEFNAHIERETKRGMRIRATSLGLTGQLFLNTTYEDPKNNPPLPIQWTPTYAYVPSVPSTLSRIEEAFTTISRTVSGLKQEDIESIIKDVKSIVGTLDDFMKAEGGKEAGTRILGILRSTESILARSDKLLGDPAAESIIPNTASILKNVDRITEESADDIIQTAAEAREAVASFKLATQNLSKTLADPRMGEAMDNIAPTLDNISQASADLAAAVGKVHTLVNRLNGVVASQETNISSILEDTREIMLNVKELTDEAKRYPSGILFGTPPSKPHPENN, from the coding sequence ATGGTACGCAAAAAAGACTACTTCAAGCTCGGACTCTACATCGTCCTCGGCACGGGAATGCTCCTGGCGATCGTCATCATCCTCGGGGCCGGGCGCTATTTTCAAACAGCCTATCCCCTGGAGACCTACTTCGACGAATCCGTCAACGGATTGTCCGTAGGCTCCCCCGTAAAGCTGCGCGGCGTCCAGGTTGGACGCGTGGCCGAGATCAACTTCGTGACGAACATCTACGACCTTCCCCATACCCACGAAGCGCGCTACGTCTATGTTCGCTGCGAAATCAACCCGGAACTCTTCGAGGAAATGACCGAGAAGGAATTCAACGCCCACATCGAACGGGAAACCAAACGGGGAATGCGTATCAGGGCCACCTCCCTTGGCCTGACCGGCCAGCTCTTTCTGAACACGACCTACGAAGACCCGAAGAACAATCCCCCCCTGCCCATCCAATGGACGCCGACATATGCCTACGTCCCGTCCGTGCCGTCCACGCTGAGCCGGATCGAGGAGGCGTTCACTACCATCAGCAGGACGGTCAGCGGCCTCAAACAGGAAGATATCGAATCCATCATCAAGGACGTCAAATCCATCGTCGGCACCCTCGACGACTTCATGAAGGCCGAAGGGGGCAAGGAAGCGGGCACCCGAATCCTCGGCATCCTCCGATCCACCGAGAGCATCCTGGCCCGCTCGGACAAGCTCCTGGGCGACCCTGCGGCCGAATCCATCATTCCAAACACGGCTTCGATCCTGAAGAACGTCGACCGGATCACCGAGGAGTCGGCGGACGACATCATCCAGACGGCCGCCGAAGCCAGAGAGGCCGTAGCGAGCTTCAAACTGGCCACCCAAAACCTGAGCAAAACCCTGGCCGACCCCCGCATGGGCGAAGCCATGGACAATATCGCCCCCACCCTGGACAACATCTCCCAGGCGTCGGCGGACCTGGCCGCCGCCGTGGGCAAGGTCCACACCCTGGTCAACCGCCTCAACGGGGTTGTCGCTTCCCAGGAGACAAACATCAGCTCCATCCTCGAAGACACCAGGGAGATCATGCTGAACGTCAAGGAACTCACGGACGAGGCCAAAAGATATCCATCCGGAATACTTTTCGGCACCCCGCCAAGCAAACCCCACCCCGAAAACAATTAA
- the mqnE gene encoding aminofutalosine synthase MqnE: protein MTLFKSDYFENMNLADIRDKVEAGQRLSFEDGLRLFRCPEPLAVGALAHRARTRLHGDKAFYVVNRHVNYTNVCVNGCVFCAYQREEGQSGGFVLTREDVLAKLEAAPLPPREVHIVGGCHPRLGLAYFEDILSAVRDRYPDAVLKCFTAVEIAHFASLEGISSREVLSRLKEAGLGMLPGGGAEIFAPNVRERLCPRKATADQWLAIHEEAHGLDLKTNATMLFGHIESLEDRVDHLIRLRESQDRGGGYTCFIPLPFLTENSQLKIDNPLTGLEELRTIAVSRLLLDNIPHIKAYWVMLGVKQAQAALKFGADDFDGTVIEEKIGHEAGATSEQGLSRSELEDMIRGCGCTPVERDGFFNEV from the coding sequence ATGACCCTGTTCAAGAGCGACTATTTCGAAAACATGAATCTGGCCGACATCCGGGACAAGGTCGAAGCGGGCCAACGCCTCTCCTTCGAGGACGGCTTGCGCCTCTTCCGCTGCCCGGAACCGCTGGCCGTGGGCGCCCTGGCCCATCGCGCGCGCACCCGTCTTCACGGGGACAAGGCGTTCTACGTGGTCAACCGCCATGTCAACTACACCAACGTCTGCGTCAACGGCTGCGTATTCTGTGCCTACCAGCGCGAGGAAGGCCAAAGCGGCGGCTTCGTCCTCACCCGCGAGGACGTCCTCGCCAAGCTCGAAGCCGCCCCGCTCCCGCCGCGCGAAGTCCACATCGTGGGCGGCTGCCACCCCAGGCTCGGCCTGGCCTATTTCGAGGACATCCTCAGCGCTGTCCGGGACCGCTATCCGGATGCGGTTCTCAAGTGTTTCACCGCCGTGGAAATCGCCCACTTCGCTAGCCTGGAGGGTATCTCCTCCCGCGAAGTCCTGTCCCGCCTCAAGGAAGCCGGACTCGGTATGCTGCCCGGCGGCGGAGCCGAAATTTTCGCGCCGAACGTCCGGGAACGGCTCTGCCCGCGCAAGGCCACGGCGGACCAGTGGCTGGCCATCCATGAAGAGGCCCACGGACTCGACCTCAAGACCAACGCCACCATGCTTTTTGGCCACATCGAATCTCTGGAAGACCGCGTGGACCATCTCATCCGACTGCGCGAGTCCCAGGACCGGGGCGGCGGCTATACCTGCTTCATCCCGCTCCCCTTCCTGACGGAAAACAGCCAACTCAAGATCGACAACCCGCTGACGGGACTCGAAGAGTTGCGGACCATCGCCGTCTCCCGCCTGCTCCTCGACAACATCCCGCACATCAAGGCCTACTGGGTCATGCTCGGCGTAAAGCAGGCTCAGGCGGCGCTCAAGTTCGGAGCGGACGACTTCGACGGCACCGTCATAGAAGAAAAAATCGGCCACGAAGCGGGAGCCACCTCGGAACAGGGGCTGAGCAGATCCGAACTCGAAGACATGATTCGGGGCTGCGGCTGCACTCCCGTCGAACGCGACGGCTTTTTCAACGAAGTGTAA
- the mqnC gene encoding cyclic dehypoxanthinyl futalosine synthase — MSELNKIFEKVSSGERIGFDEARLLYAEADFHDLGQLAHQVRLNKHPDPLVTYVVDRNINYSNVCVCCCKFCAFYREPGDKDGYVLSFEEIGRKIDETVALGGTQILMQGGHHPDLPLTWYEDMLRWIKKNHPVHIHAFSPPEVVFWSEKEGIPVSEVIRRLREAGLDSIPGGGAEILVDEVRSRVAPNKCPSDQWLGVMEEAHRQGLRTTATMMFGHLETPAQRLEHLFRVRDVQDRTGGFTAFIPWTFQPDHTALSRCRKLTSIEYLRTLAVSRIVLDNVDNIQVSWVTMGPKIAQLALYFGGNDFGSTMIEENVVKAAGVSFRLSREEIHRLVEGAGFIPRQRTMDYTLMEAK; from the coding sequence ATGAGTGAACTGAACAAGATATTCGAAAAAGTGTCGAGCGGCGAACGCATCGGATTTGACGAGGCCCGGTTGTTGTATGCCGAGGCGGATTTTCACGACCTCGGCCAACTGGCCCATCAGGTCCGCCTGAACAAGCATCCCGATCCGCTGGTCACCTACGTGGTGGACCGGAACATCAACTATTCCAACGTCTGCGTATGCTGCTGCAAGTTTTGCGCGTTCTACCGCGAACCGGGCGACAAGGACGGGTATGTGCTCTCCTTCGAGGAGATCGGACGCAAGATCGACGAAACCGTGGCCCTGGGCGGCACCCAGATACTGATGCAAGGCGGGCACCATCCGGACCTGCCGCTGACCTGGTATGAGGATATGCTGCGCTGGATCAAGAAAAACCATCCCGTGCACATTCACGCATTTTCTCCGCCCGAGGTGGTTTTCTGGAGCGAAAAGGAAGGCATCCCCGTGAGCGAAGTCATCCGGCGGTTGCGCGAGGCCGGGCTGGACTCCATTCCCGGCGGCGGAGCCGAGATACTGGTGGACGAGGTACGTTCCAGAGTGGCTCCCAACAAATGCCCGTCCGACCAATGGCTCGGCGTCATGGAAGAAGCCCACAGGCAGGGACTCCGCACCACCGCGACCATGATGTTCGGCCACCTGGAAACTCCGGCCCAGCGTTTGGAGCACCTTTTCCGCGTACGCGACGTTCAGGACCGCACCGGCGGGTTCACGGCCTTCATTCCCTGGACATTCCAGCCGGACCACACCGCCCTGTCCCGGTGCCGCAAGCTGACGAGCATCGAGTACCTGCGTACCCTGGCCGTTTCCCGCATCGTCCTCGACAACGTGGACAACATCCAGGTCTCCTGGGTGACCATGGGGCCGAAAATCGCGCAGTTGGCCCTCTATTTCGGCGGTAACGATTTCGGCTCCACCATGATCGAAGAAAACGTGGTCAAAGCCGCAGGCGTTTCTTTCCGCCTCTCCCGCGAGGAAATCCACCGCCTCGTCGAGGGCGCCGGGTTCATTCCCCGGCAACGCACGATGGACTATACACTGATGGAGGCAAAGTAA
- a CDS encoding TetR/AcrR family transcriptional regulator, giving the protein MAIKKTFENLPEEKQRRVLDEATVEFAEHGYHQASINRIVDRLGIAKGSLFKYFGNKQGLFEHLFGHAVAGFKKPLKAIRATPDLDFFERIEQSFLAGAQFVDEHPNLYRIYLKMLFNESFPLRERFLGEIRGANAKYLRQLIESGIKAGELPASLDVDMAVFTLHAVMDRFLQGYAVPSLDNGLAPAANLQARARALAAFLRHGLADAPSQE; this is encoded by the coding sequence ATGGCAATCAAAAAAACTTTTGAAAATCTGCCCGAAGAAAAGCAACGCCGGGTTCTGGACGAAGCAACCGTGGAATTCGCCGAGCACGGCTACCACCAGGCGTCCATCAACCGCATCGTGGACCGCCTGGGCATCGCCAAAGGTTCGCTGTTCAAATATTTCGGCAACAAACAGGGGCTGTTCGAACACCTCTTCGGCCACGCTGTCGCCGGTTTCAAAAAACCGCTCAAAGCCATCCGTGCCACGCCCGATCTCGATTTCTTCGAACGCATCGAGCAGAGCTTCCTGGCCGGAGCCCAATTCGTGGACGAGCACCCAAACCTTTACCGCATCTATCTGAAAATGCTCTTCAACGAAAGTTTTCCGTTGCGCGAACGCTTCCTCGGCGAAATCCGGGGGGCGAACGCCAAGTACCTCCGACAGCTCATCGAGAGCGGCATCAAGGCCGGAGAGCTCCCGGCCTCCCTGGATGTGGACATGGCCGTCTTCACCCTCCATGCGGTCATGGACCGCTTCCTCCAGGGATACGCCGTGCCTTCACTGGATAACGGGCTCGCCCCGGCAGCCAACCTACAGGCCCGCGCCCGCGCCCTGGCGGCTTTTCTACGCCACGGCCTGGCCGACGCCCCTTCACAGGAGTAA
- a CDS encoding DMT family transporter: MVLAEGKTRALAALWAAVLLWASSFIVLKIAFQRFDPMVVIFGRMFVASICFLLVFKNLRKIDYQPGDWKLLAFMGICEPGLYFVFEAMALTYTDASQAGMICALLPLMVAVAARLTLKEPLKWRTVAGFCLAIVGAVILSSVAEPTATASNPTLGNFLEFLAMVCACGYMISLKKLTPRYSPWFLTMVQAFVGSAFYFPLLFLPTTELPTAFDFTGVAAILYLGVFVSLGAYGMYNYGMSKIPTAQASAFINLIPVITLGMGLVLLGERLNWMQYAASALVIAGVYVSQGSRAEKSASTD, encoded by the coding sequence ATGGTCTTAGCTGAAGGGAAAACGCGCGCATTGGCGGCGCTTTGGGCCGCCGTGCTGCTGTGGGCCAGTTCGTTTATTGTTCTGAAGATCGCCTTTCAGCGTTTCGATCCCATGGTGGTCATTTTCGGCCGCATGTTCGTGGCCTCGATCTGCTTCCTGCTGGTCTTCAAGAACCTGCGGAAGATCGACTACCAGCCGGGCGACTGGAAGCTGCTCGCCTTCATGGGCATCTGCGAACCCGGGCTGTATTTCGTGTTCGAAGCCATGGCCCTGACCTATACGGACGCCTCCCAGGCCGGGATGATCTGCGCCCTGCTGCCGCTCATGGTGGCCGTGGCCGCCCGTCTGACATTGAAAGAGCCGCTGAAATGGCGGACCGTCGCCGGATTCTGTCTGGCCATCGTCGGCGCGGTGATCCTCTCCAGCGTGGCCGAACCGACGGCCACGGCATCCAACCCCACGCTCGGCAACTTTCTGGAATTCCTGGCCATGGTCTGCGCCTGCGGCTACATGATCTCTCTCAAGAAGCTCACTCCGCGCTACAGCCCGTGGTTCCTGACAATGGTTCAGGCGTTCGTCGGGTCGGCGTTCTATTTCCCGCTCCTGTTCCTGCCCACCACGGAGTTGCCCACGGCCTTCGACTTCACCGGAGTCGCCGCCATCCTCTACCTGGGGGTGTTCGTGAGCCTCGGCGCCTATGGGATGTACAACTACGGAATGTCCAAGATTCCCACGGCCCAGGCGTCGGCGTTCATCAACCTGATCCCGGTCATCACCCTTGGCATGGGACTCGTCCTGCTTGGCGAACGGCTCAACTGGATGCAGTACGCGGCCTCGGCCCTGGTCATCGCCGGCGTGTACGTCAGCCAGGGCTCCCGAGCCGAGAAAAGCGCCTCGACCGACTAA
- a CDS encoding ABC transporter ATP-binding protein translates to MADETPIISVRDLTCGYGGNVVVDNVTFDIRKGEVFIILGGSGCGKSTLLKNMIGLLEPMSGQVYFGEDELTSALDDTRRAIMRKFGVMYQMGALFGSMSVLQNVMLPLEEFTGLPPEAIELIALSKLAMVDMEHAAYKMPSALSGGMKKRAAIARAMALDPGILFLDEPGAGLDPISSAALDDLILDLSKNLGITFVIVTHELDSIYKIADRVIMLDKAVKSIVAEGDPRVLRDTSDNLFVKRFFHRQPNIGVPEHDPTGQPSAQG, encoded by the coding sequence ATGGCTGACGAAACCCCGATCATAAGCGTGCGCGACCTGACCTGCGGCTACGGCGGCAACGTCGTGGTGGACAACGTCACCTTCGATATCCGCAAGGGTGAAGTCTTCATCATCCTCGGCGGCTCCGGCTGCGGCAAGTCGACCCTGCTCAAGAACATGATCGGCCTGCTGGAGCCCATGTCCGGACAGGTGTATTTCGGAGAGGACGAACTGACTTCCGCCCTGGACGACACGCGCCGGGCCATCATGCGCAAATTCGGGGTCATGTATCAGATGGGCGCGCTTTTCGGGTCCATGTCCGTGCTTCAGAACGTCATGCTCCCGCTGGAGGAATTCACCGGCCTTCCGCCCGAGGCCATCGAGCTCATCGCCCTGTCCAAACTGGCCATGGTGGACATGGAGCACGCGGCCTATAAAATGCCCTCGGCGCTGTCGGGCGGCATGAAGAAACGGGCCGCCATCGCCCGGGCCATGGCGCTCGATCCCGGCATCCTATTCCTGGACGAGCCGGGAGCGGGCCTGGACCCCATCTCCAGCGCGGCCCTGGACGATTTGATCCTCGATCTTTCGAAAAATCTCGGCATCACCTTCGTCATCGTCACCCACGAATTGGACAGTATTTACAAAATAGCGGATCGGGTTATCATGCTCGACAAGGCGGTCAAATCCATCGTGGCCGAAGGCGATCCCCGCGTATTGCGGGACACGTCGGACAACCTGTTTGTCAAACGTTTTTTCCACAGGCAGCCGAACATCGGCGTCCCCGAACACGATCCGACAGGACAACCGTCAGCCCAAGGGTAG